A window of Chlorocebus sabaeus isolate Y175 chromosome 14, mChlSab1.0.hap1, whole genome shotgun sequence contains these coding sequences:
- the FHL2 gene encoding four and a half LIM domains protein 2 isoform X2: protein MTERFDCHHCNESLFGKKYILREESPYCVACFETLFANTCEECGKPIGCDCKDLSYKDRHWHEACFHCSQCRNSLVDKPFAAKEDQLLCTDCYSNEYSSKCQECKKTIMPGTRKMEYKGSSWHETCFICHRCQQPIGTKSFIPKDNQNFCVPCYEKQHAMQCVQCKKPITTGGVTYREQPWHKECFVCTACRKQLSGQRFTARDDFAYCLNCFCDLYAKKCAGCTNPISGLGGTKYISFEERQWHNDCFNCKKCSLSLVGRGFLTERDDILCPDCGKDI from the exons ATGACCGAGCGCTTTGACTGCCACCATTGCAACGAATCTCTCTTTGGCAAGAAGTACATCCTGCGAGAGGAGAGCCCATACTGCGTGGCGTGCTTCGAGACCCTCTTTGCCAACACCTGCGAGGAGTGTGGGAAGCCCATCGGCTGTGACTGCAAG GACTTATCCTACAAGGACCGGCACTGGCATGAAGCCTGTTTCCACTGCTCGCAGTGCAGAAACTCACTGGTGGACAAGCCCTTTGCTGCCAAGGAGGACCAGCTGCTCTGTACAGACTGCTATTCCAACGAGTACTCATCCAAGTGCCAGGAATGCAAGAAGACCATCATGCCAG GTACCCGCAAGATGGAGTACAAGGGCAGCAGCTGGCATGAGACCTGCTTCATCTGCCACCGCTGCCAGCAGCCAATTGGAACCAAGAGTTTCATCCCCAAAGACAATCAGAATTTCTGTGTGCCCTGCTATGAGAAACAACATGCCATGCAGTGCGTTCAGTGCAAAAAG CCCATCACCACGGGAGGGGTCACTTACCGGGAGCAGCCCTGGCACAAGGAGTGCTTTGTGTGCACCGCCTGCAGGAAGCAGCTGTCTGGGCAGCGCTTCACGGCTCGCGATGACTTTGCCTACTGCCTGAACTGCTTCTGTGACTTGTATGCCAAGAAGTGTGCTGGGTGTACCAACCCCATCAGCG GACTTGGCGGCACAAAATACATCTCCTTTGAGGAACGGCAGTGGCATAACGACTGCTTTAACTGTAAGAAGTGCTCCCTCTCACTGGTGGGGCGTGGCTTCCTCACAGAGAGGGACGACATCCTGTGCCCCGACTGTGGGAAAGACATCTGA